The stretch of DNA TTTTGCCACCCTCCCTGCACCAAAAAAAGACTCCCTAAAAATCACATATAGTGAAGTGCCGTGCACGCGCCACCTGGACGCAGTGTGGGCGCGCCAGTGCATGCAGCGGAgccttaggggagatccccagtaGCAGGGAGTAGATAAGTGTGAATAGAggatgtgtgggtgttttttttattgaggggtaaagaattTGGGGGAGAGATGTATAAAtaatggggaagttggagagaacaaacAGCAGTAGGGGAGCATActgtagtgagatgcaggaggagagacttcaagGTACTGGATGAggggaagagtacaaataatcacagcatttagaaagttaagttctcacagttgcaaaattgtggttcagagtccagatcttcctcaaatcttcacctccaatttcaactctaaaattaactctgccagacACTTAAGATATGACTCACAGCCAAGATAGATGGTCTTAAATACTCTGACCACATGcaattgaataacaattaagggaggggacTGCATAATCTACTCATAGAAACATACTCAAATAGTGAATTACATTTTAATTTCTCTTGCAATTGATAGAATTCAGCTCAAGGGATTTTTTGAAGAACCCGTTTGAAGAAATGAATCAGAATGTTAGtgcagatattcagaatgcatccatgattaaagatatacagtagaaAGAAAAAATCCAGAGATaagaactccaaaattaactcacTTTAAATGTGActcttaagatgttacacacaaCCATAAATGTGAAGgtttttttctggggggggggaagagttaaTTGCttgggatatttttttttttttaacaccccaataacaaaaatgcttgttataatGAGTGTATTTTATTTCTAACTGGTGCAGGGTGTGTGAGAGGAAACACATTGATTGATATCTCCATGGGCCCAACAGTTTACCATCTCTTATCAGCCACTGATATCTTCAATGAGATTATTGTGATAGAATTTACTGAGCCAAATATCCAGGAATTTGAGAAATGGCTTAAAAAGGATCCAGGAACTGCTGATTGGTCACATGCAGCAAAGACTCTTTGTGAACTAGAAagcaacaggtaacatatttCCAAGTATTACATGGAAAATAatacctgtactgtatgtgtcaaggAAGAAAAGTGTGAAGCAAAAGAAAATGCCTGGGTATATCTGGGGTTTTGATTGGTCTATGAGGTTCTGCCACTGAAATTAAAttgcaaaacataaaaaaatatgtgtttgtgtgttgcaTTATCCATCAATTTCCACTGTGGTTAATGGTTATGGTTCTTAATTATTACTtttttggatatatatacagGAGACGTCTATCACCAGATAAAAAAATGGTAATTTAACAAATGATCTAGTTGCTAGACTGTAAGAGGTTGACAAACTGCACTACAGTTATTAATATGATTTCTTTTAGGATAAATCTGGTAcagtttttgcactggttttgtcccTACTTTGCAGACCTTGGAATAGACCTTGTAATGCTAAACTTCCTGCAAAACCAGCAGTCTGTGAGTGACTCCAATGATTTACACTTTCATTCTTGATCAAAAGTAACACCGGTTATTCCTACAGAAAGCTGCAATGTCCGTGTCATGGGAATTATGGGAGTTAAGGTGATCCATATAAAGGAATAATGGGGGACATGTATTGCTGAGATCTGCTGATACAAATAGCACATGCTTCAGCTAGTAATGACATAAAGGCACACATTTACTTACACTGAATATTCTTCCATGTGCATGTATAACTATGTGCAACATATTTAACTCATCTCTATTGTCAATCATTTGACTTtcacatatatatgtattcagACACTAATAATAGTATTTTTGTTTAATTTCAGAGAGGATTGGCAGGTAAAGGAAGACAAAGTAAGAAGAGTCATCAAACAGGTTGTGAAATGGGATGTTACTAAAGACAATCCTCTAGACCCTGTCGCCTTGCCACAAGTGGACTGTGTGCTCAGCCTTTGGGCGCTAAATGTTATTAGCAGAGACAAGGAAGCTTACCGGAGCAACCTAAGAAAATGTGCATCACTACTGAATATTGGGGGTCACCTGTTACTCTTTGCAGTATTAAATATGACATATTATGTGGTTAATGAGCACAAGTTCTTTATGCTGTCATGTGATGAGAAGTTTTTAAGAGAGGCTCTCAGGGATGCAGGGTTTGTCATTGAGAATATGGATGTGTTACCCAGCAGAAAGGACTGTGATTTGGTAGATTTTGACCACCTTGCATATGTTATAGCGTGCAAGGAGAGGGAAGTTTAATgatctactgtactgtaattcTGGAAGATAAATAATTACATAGGAGAGACAAATAAGAATATGCATTTATTACATGATTCCTCCATTTACAATGTCTAAGAGGATCTTTTCAAGAATGGTATAATCAATAAATGCCACATTTTCTTTCTTCTGTCTATACACTACTTAATGTTTTCACTCAATATTAATGTGGAAGGGCAATTGTTTGattataacatttaaaaaaatgaaagatTCTTTGAAATAGCAAATGTTTGCAAAAGTGCATTCAGGGGTTGAGAAAAtgttgtggtttttttccctttctgTCCCATGCTCTAGACGCTGAAATATTCCTGTTAAGAATATAACATTTTACTGCTAATTGCTTACTATAAAAAGTAATGATTTCCAAGTACAATATCTAATGTCCTTGCTTTTTTTTCACGTTCTTACGGATCAAAATAGTTGCATAATAGTTTAGTTTTAAAAATACACATCTTAATTTTCAACTAAACACATTTAAAGGTTAATAAAGATAGTATTTCAGAAAACACTGTAAaatattgttgtttgcaaacagGACTATATTTACTACGCAGCATTCTGCAGTTCAGTGACTTGCTTGCACTGTAAGCTATCTTCCACCGCAGGAAGGTGTCTTACAGCAGAATGGGAAGTGGAATCCCGTGGGGGAAAGTTAACCGGTGCACTGCTGAAATAATGATAAGGCTGGATCGCTCCAAAAAGTAAtaagaataaatatttatttggcCAGTGGCAACATAATAACATTCCAGATGGACTGACAGAACTCTGCCGCGTTTCACACACGTATGCGTTTTGGAGCGAtccagatatatatatttttatttaaagcaGATCACCGATTACCATTCGCCCATGGGATTCCGGTTCTCAGCATCCAGCAAGCAGCACGCTACCTCTGGACACCATGGtcgtgattaaaataaattaaatatattatttccTGGTTATAGACTTAACATATAATGAAAGAGTGCCTGCAGCTGACCTAATAACTGAAATGTACCCAAATCAGACAAAATGAGTGCTGGAGAACACATATACtgcagtattaggtgataacttcttttttttttttatatatttggactaacaatgtgTCATAGAACAAACATTCGAGagttttctctcttcctcaggtcaatcaagtattgcttgacctgaagatgAGAGAAACTCTGGAAAGTTTGTCCTAtgatataaattgttagtccaaatataaaaatgtatcacaatactgaagtgtgtgcgtgtatatatatattttttatttgttcagTAGTCGCAGTCACATGTATGTGATTTGCAGCTGTCCATAATGGGTATGTGGCTACTCCCCATGGGTTACCTTAGCTCTGGGTGCTGGAATTCAGGCGACTGGACGATGAGGTAGAAAGTTGTATAATAATGAGCACCAGGAACTTTGGTTGTACGACTGTCATTTATTCGCGTCCCCAAACACAGGGATCATCCATATATCGACACGTTGCACTGCATTTTACATCAGACACACCTGAATACTGTTCTTTGATCAGTGTGCTTGCTTAACACTTTAAGGCTGAAGACCCACTGCGAACAGCCGCGtgcgcgggccaccagccccttacctcctgcctgtctgtgcccGCTGCCTCCTTTTGAagaggctcactacgcgctgtgacgcgtcaggcaccaggggatgcaagagaattgcgatcccgagtggtgacgcgtcacgtggtgcgctggtgagcctatcagcgccGGGGGCTGGAGTGAGCTTCCCCCACATCCAAAAGGTAGGggtgagaagtgtgtgtgtgttgtggggggcGGACAGTGGGACCGACGGGGGGGTCGAAAggaccctccgctcaaaccacgtcCCCCCcagctccagctcccgctccctacagaccgcaggtagtggtcaattgcctctcagcgcgccgcctgcatgcagtgcgggcgcactgactgaggcagcggggcctcggcctaaTGAAGGTTTCAGTGATTCATGTGTACAGTATtgggctgcgtttatagtactggctatgGCAACTGCAACGTAACGCAGCACCATAGCCAGTACATGCAGTCCGTCGTGGGCGCGAccgcgacggctgacgtcacgcggtcgtgatcgctggaagtcaaaggATTTAGACAATTTTAcactttattttttcatttatatcCCTGAGACATCGCACTACTGGTTTGTAACTCTCCTTAAGAATAAGGCCTGATTCTCAATTCCAGTTCTTGCTGCAACCAAATATTATTGGAGCAATAGATTTTACTCATGTCTCCAAACCACCCCCACCAGGCAATGGGGcatattctagtaggtttgataaccaaCTAATATAGCTTTTTTGACACTTTCCATATGATTTGGCAGATTTGCTTTTCAGAATGCTTCAATAACCTGCCAAACTCGTGTGCATTTTCCCGAGTGGTCAGGCTCCTATATCAGGGGCAGGGGCGGAAGCGTCTGGTGGGCAAGGAAggaggaagcagcacccacccggtcaaggtaagtcacccaaccagacagtcactcacccacccagtaactcaaactccctcacacactcactcaactcactcacccacccaggcagccacccacccagtcactcattcacccacccactcccttgcccacccactcacccccccaccaaaTGCACCCACCCtagcagtcactcagtcacccaccctcccattcactcagtcacccacccacccagtcacttagtcacccacccactcaggcacccactcacacacccactcactcacccaagcAAGCAGTCACCCACCCTTTCagtcactaaatcacccaccctgtcactcagtcacccacccacccagtcactcacccacccagtaactcaaactccctcacacactcactcaactcactcaaccacccaggcagtcacccacccagtcactcattcacccacccactcacttgcccacccactcaccccccccaccaaaTGCACCCACCCtagcagtcactcagtcacccaccctcccattcactcagtcacccacccacccagtcacttagtcacccacccactcaggcacccactcacacacccactcacccacccaagcagtcacCCACCCTTTCagtcactaaatcacccaccctgtcactcagtcacccaccaacccagtcactcacccacccagtaaatcaaactccctcacacactcactcaactcactcaaccacccaggcagtcacccgcccagtcactcattcacccacccactcacttgcCCACCCACTCATCCCCCCACCAAATGCACCAACACtagcagtcactcagtcacccaccctcccattcacttagtcacccacccacccagtcactcagtcacccacccactcaggcacccagtcacccacccactcactcacccacccaagcagtcacCCACCCTTTCagtcactaaatcacccacccagtcactcagtcacccacccagttactcagtcacccacccactcaggcacccactcacccacccactcactcacccacccaagcagtcacCCACCATTTCAGTCACTAAATCACCCTCCcacgcagtcactcagtcaccctcctacccagtcacacagtcaccaacccacccacccagtcactcagtcacccaaccagtcactcagtcacacactcagtcacccacgcacacattcagtcacccactcagtcacccaccaacccactcacccaaccTGGCAGTCACTCAATCAACCAcccacactgtcactcacccatctAGGCAgtaattcacccacccacccaactcacccaaccagtcactcagtcacccacccaaactaGTAACTCAGTTAATCACCCAGTtattcactaacccacccagtcacccccctgACTGGGGGGTGCCCTGGATCATTCTACTTTCctattgctatataaataaagacatacaatgccatactcagtcacccacgcagtcactcagtcacccagtcaagtcactcagtcacccagtaactcacccaaccacccagtcacccacccacccaggcagtcagtcacctatccacccaggcagtcagtcacctatcCACCCAGGCAGTAAGTCATCCACCCTActtcccaggcagtcagtcacccacacagtcagtcacccacccaggcaggtagtctcctgtcttttgtttaaaatataaaaataaacagatgcattgtaatgtttttttccgtattacaataagaaaacagttaagtaacagttgcacgctaaaaaatatttttacgtGGTAGGTGTGCTATCGGTTCGGGGGGCGGGGGTGctactttcatttgtcctggaccccatgatttctgttggtggccctgattaAGATTGAAATAAAGACACTACCATCGCCTGTgaaagctgtgcagggagaggcggctctctccgtgcagttctctatgcagctcttacaggctgcagcCAGATCGTACaggggagaacttagaaaaaggctgagatcACATCTCTGCCACACCGATCAATATGGGCATTTTCCCACCTCACAGTTTGAGACTTGTTGAAATGGTTTCacattctttctgaataccgtgataacacaaatgacaaaccgttcagtAGAAAAATGCAACATCATTCGAGATGGCAGCACAGTTATCAAAcatactagaataggccccaaaaaGTGTTATACAGAAACAGAAAGCAATGTCACTCTCTCATTGTTCAAGTAATCCGTGAAGCCAACATGATTATAATGTAGTGGCCAAATACCCTGGATAATGTCATGACTCATTAATTTCCCATCAATCAGGGGTTCATGTTCTTCTGCCTGGAGATATATGAGATGGTTAGCAATTGGGTAAGTAAAGATGAATGAGTTTACTAATGAACTAAGCtaataaaatgtacacatatgggtaaatctatatagatatatggtacagtatatatggactgTGCTCAATAATCATTAACCCAGAATATCCATTCACAGCAAAAATGTCTCCACCGATCCTCTGACCACAATTCCATATatgaatatgtatttatttattcctcTTAAATCGAAGAGATGTTTTCGTGAAAAATACAACTTGACATTTTAGTTTCATAAAACTTTAGTTTAAATGCTGTTTATCCAACTCCCCTTTTAACAGATGTATAATGTACACCAATCCTCAAACTCCCTCTTGCTGGAGACTAAGGGCCGTTCTGTACTGTTTGCAGCCGTGCGCACGCGCGTTAATATgggaacgcgcgtgcacgtgccgcatgctttttgtgtgtatactatgtatgctgtgagtgaaggtattgtgtgtgtttgtgtgtgtgtgtgtgtatatgtgtatgtgtgtgtgtatagagattgTGAACTatgtataaaattatattttttaaatacaaaaaaatgttgtaaaaaaattatgttttatttaactttgacacatacacacatacacacacacacaaacatacatacacacacacacacacatacattacagtaccGGTACCACCGCAAAATCattcatttcttcatcttctcccTCGTCGGTCCGCTCCAAGCTCCCTACCGTGCGAaagcgcggcaccattatagaatggctgactcacctcagccaactaaaactgccgccCGCACGCACGGCGTAGCTCGCGCCCGCACTATATAACTAGCCTAACTTTGACCATTACCAGCCTTGGGGTGTATTAAACAATTAACTCTTTTGGACCCAGACGGGTAGATATTTCCCCTTTCAGATCTGATCACTGCTTTCTATTCTCCTATTTCCAACATTTCTCTTTGATAACATTGCTGCTATTTGTACAACTGGAAGACTGGAATAAATAACCCTTTTAtctttaaataaaataatttgaCTGTAATGCCTCTTTGTTATGTAGGAATGAGATTTACATACATGACCATTACCTGTCCAATCTAGAGACCCGATTATAAAACTGCTGTATCATTTTCAGAGATGTTCCTCAAATCTATTAATCCTGCGTTAGAAACACAAGAAATCACCAATTTTAGTAAATCATTTATAGTTGTCTGCAGAGATTTAAATTATTCATAAGTTATTTCTTATTTACCCAATGTAAGTTCAAACTCCCTCACTGAAGTCTTGTAACTTGTTtgtgacaaagttgagacattggGGGGTCTGACGTAACAGCATTAGGATCTAAGAATCCAGTTTGTTTGACTATTTTAGTCCGCCATCTTGCCTTGTCTTTGTCAGTTTTTATGTGAACTTTCTATGTGGAGAAATCTGTGTGAATGAACATGTGaaacagagaatggaatgttttcgctcctagctgattttattgatctttcctcatccaatcagctccaaatgaaagtgtaaacaggccagaagtTATGGGAAGCCTTGTTAGCGCAGTCTAAGATAAGCACAGATTCTTGCTGAACAGACATCACATTTaaacccataatgatttttagcttacatacatttatccagtattattatgtattacatcagctttagtattattatgtattacaagatTATGTCATTTTAGTTGACGCACACTTACATAATTTGTTATGATTACAAACTTACATCAGTTTtaatattatgtattacaaaatgatgtaatatttagtgacgtgcaagcccccccataaaggggtggagctttagtttttagggtataaatatatggcataccgtgttatcaAGGTGAGAGCTTTTTGATTTTAATCTGTCTCCACTCTGTGcactctgaataaactcatttgataactgaatttttgttgtaacatttttacagctttaacATTTGTCACCCGAAAAATGCAATtggctttatttatttgtatttaaatcTTACCAAAAAGCAAAAATGCATCCATCTgagattattttaattttaatagtcAAATGCAATAAACATTATGTCATATTTGTTAAGCAGAAGATACCTTACTGTGTTATCAAGTCAATGAACTGTAATGTGTCTTATTCAGAACGCTGCTTAGAAAATATGGTCTTGTTTTCCATCAACAATATCTtacagtattttctgaaatactacctttaaatgtgttttattagtATTGGTTCTTTACTTATTGCAGTACTTTAGTTGAATGCAAATTAAATATTCCTCCTCTGTGTCCAATATATTTTTGGGGATAAATTCTAATTTGTGAACTTCCAAAACAATTGTGATTTAATGCCTATTGTAAAGTATCAGTTGTTGCGCACATATCTGGCAGAGAATGGATTACATGCTCTATCTCCTGTGAGGATCATGGTAACATCCACACACAGGTCACCTGTGTAGTGTTTACTAAGGATGCATGTGGAAACTGAAAGTAGTATGGTAGCCATGTGGATCAAGCTGTTGCCTTAGGTCTGTGTaatccatgtactgtatgtttagaaTAAACAAGTTCCTGGAATGGACATTTCTTTAATTCCATGTATATTGTCCCTGCGTACTGTATGTGCTTAGTATATACTGCAGACCTCATCCTAAGTATACACAATGCTGAGGTTGAACTCTTAGGACTTATGTATTTCCAAACAAAACAAATTATGCAACTATTTGGATCCTTAGGAACGTAAAAAAAAAGGCAAAGACAATAGGTATTGTACttggaaatgttttatttttttataacaaGATTTTagcagtaaaaatatatattcttagCTGGAACATTTCAGCATCCAACAGAACATGAGACAGAAAAAAACAAAGTAACATTTCCTCAACAACTCCGCAACCGCTGAATGCATTTTTGCAAACATTATCTATTACAATTAATATTTCAATGTAATGTCTGTTataagtgtaacgggtttcccccccccccaatctcacattggcccgggtactctagcaaccaacccccattacgtgtttgtgtttggtggtgcacctgtaggcaacaggactcctgagtctcccgcttgatggtattagtggatgtcatcaggacaggtagctgaggtagtgggtgcgagttcaacttacatcatgtgcagcgcctccacctcatcaggatctgtgcttccgcagggagatggtcctggtgaggaactccttctaggtggtgactgccactgttgagtaatttcacactcacacagtgtggGTATCattaacaaggccatctttattgcagattgggatgtagcagactgccccatgcagctgccggctctagccgcacatctctccgtgctgtccctttgccaggtacgccctcccaaattgaagtgggattccctcttctcctagggagatcctctctgtgccaggtccctggacacagagtggcttagacaggccgattggtcaacctgggccgctagttactgcactagggtcacaaagtatTCCTTCAaacccttatgcaggaaaatacaacttcccaacaacttcccacagctgctggaacacactgtcactaactgtgttgtgccttatatacttcaggaggcaggcgcatccctgatgtcactatccagggactcagagcatacagccactcccctccatacatagggcacctcaccatggtgtgagggaaaacctccataactactgctggcatacctgtacttaccaggacttactgccaacagagaggaaagtaatataccattattatgcatggctatatactccccctggtgaatccccaccgtcccggctggggcctaaatttggtgtaccttgctccaggaaacactgtaaaagaacacacaaattaagcgtCAAACGTTATCACCTTTACATAATAATGTAAGAACCtttcactcactgaccagcagggagcgttaaagaaaagggcagaccactctttgacgggacctaatagtagtgtcgagggtctggtttcttcacctcccgccccgctgcatcggtgactgtcacgcTATACTCTCGGGGCAAGCCTCGCTCATTACaatacaccaccttgtgcatataaatgctgcgacccgattttccaaaccctcatcagttgggaaaccctctgctcagcctgaactcccttaatggctcctcccttattaacGATATAGTATTCTATATCATTACGAAGCCACATCTCTCGattgtcctctatttccctcatcagaggttcggggacatatgGGTATTCAAGCCCATGAGACCTTTTATATTTGGCtgtaatagcccgttcagctcgacaggcccgggttaatttagtttgcccatcctttcccggtaacacccatgacaggggctcatctaacTCCActggatcatctaacccttcagaccccttttggggtaataagaccccCTTGAATTCGGTCCCACCTTACTCGTAGCTCCTTGAGGTAAGCCTCATCATCGAAATCCCtgggagcccaccaatggtcaacaaccccatccctttctagaatgaaacgggtgcggtctatccaggcgacataaccctcatataatggggcccaccatctagtttcccATACCTCTTCTGAGTtggattctagtggctcttcctcttcaggcccgcccgatgatacccctgaagtactCTCAGATTGCGTAACCTTTCCCCGCCTCTGTGACCAGTGTCCACCCGTGATACTCATCATACTGGCACAATCACTGGGCACAGACCcttgtcgggaaatcctccctccaccctccgacccatcatctgaagttccccagtccaggcttccagtccattCCTcagtaggaccccgggaatcccctgacatccccaggctagaggtAGACCagaaggaacaggtgacagggacaggggattgaactagggccttggggctaactttggggatggacggggttgggggacggggccaGATGGTAGGTCTCGGCAGGGTTACGGCCTGCTCCTCAGCAATACCTGCCTCACTTccgccacaaagtccgttctttCCTCCAGCAGCTGAGCCTCTCACTCTCCGGCTCGAACGCCCACTCCGTCTGTCAGTAGGGGATCGACTTCcactgctcgaccgtagaggcgcgATCACCTCCCACTCGACACTGCTTTGGTCGTCCGGAACTGCCTCCGCACACGCAAGTGCTGCGACgtcatcttgggttgggtccccaatcgagacctcttcctccacgaggacatccggcaacgcccttctgctgcgcggtccagcctgaccctggatccgctcttcgttcacctccacccccgggATCTGCGGCGAGCACGGAGTTAGCCTACTGCTCCGCagcgtcggggtggatcgacctccttccgaccctctagtcaccacggcagtgggactccggcgatcgggttggcgcggtactggagacactcgactgcGTGTCTCCACACCATGAGGGATAGCATCCCGCCACGGGATACCACTGCCACTCCGTCAACAAGTCCTGTgcatctgccagcctggcacactcctcgtcggaggactctaatttacagttcgggcggggtattccagtaggggaccgtcgatgggctcctttccggtcacctctctGATGGCTGGGTTTCTCTGCCTTAGGGACTCGGCTTAATTCTggctccgcgggacctgcacttgCACTCCgcagtgcacccggaagctcaACTGCCGACATCGGGGTAGGATCTTTCATCCCCACGGCTTGTACCAGCACAAACGTCGTCATAggccacatatattgcagtccacaatgaggaCATCGCGCCTCGCTGCCCACAGCCctgcccggcagtctgcactgcaggcagagacagaccactgtctccacaccctctacgcggataatcaggaagcctcctggagccgaatagggatgggtagatatcaagggactctgttctactttctccgcttgctcagccatggtcaccaacggaGGCACTCGTCTTAGCGGTCTatattgatcaatggctcttcgcaactgaagtgcaggggatggttgagcaatccttccccccacttcctccatcggcatccggtggaactgcagaccactccccctggttgaaactagggggatgtctcgcagctttgtaggctgacccagcacaggggcggagtgagtcatagtccatgagggcgaggctccagctttcgcgccaaacccccCACTAGGgtggagtttcctcgttgccgccaatcctggccaacaattagcaaactgcaaagttgcaagactttctgcagctggcccacgcggtgtcccgggaacgcgggaaccgccattttggtgagtactgtccttcttcatatttgaggtagcgtctggctgtttgtttattggtgtataacaaagtccatttcgttcctcccatctcgcaaggctgtcgtcctcactagtctcgagggtaTCTTCCCGAAAACATAGGCAGGACAAAGACGGCACAgtcacggctttcacgccattccataacaaacacacaagagtctctcctgtagcttgttcttcttcctcattccggcatcctggacct from Ascaphus truei isolate aAscTru1 chromosome 6, aAscTru1.hap1, whole genome shotgun sequence encodes:
- the LOC142496433 gene encoding indolethylamine N-methyltransferase-like, yielding MDPSLHKHYHDEEFDPKGFVDTYFCDENYPLIDESVGFPLRKLHETLSSGCVRGNTLIDISMGPTVYHLLSATDIFNEIIVIEFTEPNIQEFEKWLKKDPGTADWSHAAKTLCELESNREDWQVKEDKVRRVIKQVVKWDVTKDNPLDPVALPQVDCVLSLWALNVISRDKEAYRSNLRKCASLLNIGGHLLLFAVLNMTYYVVNEHKFFMLSCDEKFLREALRDAGFVIENMDVLPSRKDCDLVDFDHLAYVIACKEREV